Proteins from a genomic interval of Panthera tigris isolate Pti1 chromosome A2, P.tigris_Pti1_mat1.1, whole genome shotgun sequence:
- the LOC122236416 gene encoding coiled-coil domain-containing protein 201-like isoform X3, translating into MESGAQVSGLKSTAEDEGPSSVTSQLSPRNVPKHSTPRDATPSLHRRPPGRVPYCPEGSPVAESPLPESLSWSTMATLRNLQLSTVWPAPTSDPWDPEEDPLTPASVTRRQQQAESRGARSRSPHLRFPGVPNTSGKRRRDPKELAADAALWAVGARGSRRTG; encoded by the exons ATGGAGTCCGGGGCGCAG GTGTCTGGGCTGAAGTCCACCGCAGAAGATGAGGGTCCTTCTTCAGTGACGAGTCAGCTGTCCCCGAGAAACGTCCCAAAGCATAGCACCCCCCGGGATGCCACGCCCAGCCTGCACAGGAGGCCACCAGGCCGTGTCCCCTACTGCCCGGAAGGGAGCCCCGTGGCTGAGTCCCCGCTGCCCGAAAGCCTTTCCTGGAGCACCATGGCCACCCTCCGGAACCTGCAGCTCTCTACCGTCTGGCCGGCACCCACCTCCGACCCCTGGGATCCCGAGGAAGATCCTCTTACACCCGCCTCGGTCACTCGGAGGCAGCAGCAGGCAGAGTCCCGGGGAGCACGGAGCCGGTCTCCACACTTGAGGTTTCCCGGGGTCCCCAACACCtcggggaagagaaggagggaccCAAAGGAGCTGGCGGCT